The sequence below is a genomic window from Gammaproteobacteria bacterium.
CTTGACCCATAATTTGGCCTTCTTTGGGCCATTCGATCCCTTCTTATGTATCTCCACTTGCGCCTTGATACCGTTTTTGTTGTCGGTTTTGAGCAGTTTCACATAGGCATCGTTGAAACTGTCATCGGAGCGGATGGAAGCGACCTCAATCCGCTTCACCAGACGCAGATCGTAGGCGCGAATTGGATCAAGCCGATACAGCAGGTTGTACGGGTTTCGATGTGTAGCGCTGTATCGCAGGGTGGCAGCAGGGTTCAGGTTGGCGATAGCTCGCCTGGACTTCTCCGTATTGTCCACGCTTTGCGGCTCATCGATAATCACAAAGGGATTCGTTGCCTGAATGAACTCGATCGGCCTGCGGCCAGACATGCGATCATTTTCCCGGTTGATGACATTGAGCTTCTTCAGTTCATCCTCGGTCATCTCTTCCAAGGGCTTGTCCGCCACGTCCTTCTGGAAAGACTGGATATTGATGATCATGATTTGAATCTGGTTACTGGTGGCGAACTGACGCACCTTGCCCAGCCGTTTGGAGTCGTAAACAAAATAATCGAAGGGCACATTGTCATACAGTGTTTTGAAATGCTCCTGCATCATGTCGATGCTTTTGAGCACACCCTCGCGTATGGCCACGCTTGGAACAACGATGATGAATTTCTTGAAGCCGTAAGTCTTGCTCAACTCGAAGATAGTGCGCAAATACACATAGGTTTTGCCTGTACCGGTCTCCATCTCCACCGAGAAATTCATGCCTTGCAAAGCAGGAACCTTCTCGATGTTGTTGGCTTCTTGAATCTTTTGGACGTTGGCAAGGATCTCATCTTCGGGCAGCACGATGTTGTTGCCTACACCAAGCTCGGACTGGAACAGCCCTCCGGCAGCCGAAGTCAGGCTCAGCTCAAAATCGGTCTGGGCAATCGGCTGGCCATCGAATACACCCAAGATGGCGTCTATAGCTTCGCGCTGATATTCAAGCGATGGGTCGAACTTGAGCTTCATGTTGACTGTTTCCTACTCGATGGCCGGAAAAATTTGATCTGGTGTGATAACTGCGGCGATGATTTCAGCGACTACTGCCTCTTCAAGGGCTTCGATACTCGCTGTGTTATATATACCACTATGAGACTCATCATGAGGAACGTCAGGCTCATGGAGCACTTCAATAGTCTTGCCCTGAGATTCCGTTGCTACCGCGTCACACATCACACCCACTTGGGCAACAGCAAATCGGGCGCTTTTTCTTAGTTCAAATCCTTTTCTTTTGAATGCTTTACGAGTCTCTTCCAGATTCTCTTCGGAACTCTCTTTCCCCCAGAAGTCAAGCCAACTTACAGACAGATATGATTCATTTGGTCTGAGTTTAAAGGCATTGCTACTTACTCGCCCATCTTCTTGTATCCAAGAACCCTTACAGTGTCGGGCAATGTCATCGCTATCGGGAATCACATCACCTTTCAA
It includes:
- a CDS encoding DEAD/DEAH box helicase, which translates into the protein MKLKFDPSLEYQREAIDAILGVFDGQPIAQTDFELSLTSAAGGLFQSELGVGNNIVLPEDEILANVQKIQEANNIEKVPALQGMNFSVEMETGTGKTYVYLRTIFELSKTYGFKKFIIVVPSVAIREGVLKSIDMMQEHFKTLYDNVPFDYFVYDSKRLGKVRQFATSNQIQIMIINIQSFQKDVADKPLEEMTEDELKKLNVINRENDRMSGRRPIEFIQATNPFVIIDEPQSVDNTEKSRRAIANLNPAATLRYSATHRNPYNLLYRLDPIRAYDLRLVKRIEVASIRSDDSFNDAYVKLLKTDNKNGIKAQVEIHKKGSNGPKKAKLWVKQGDDLFVKSGEIDMYRNGYIVQNIDCTPGAEYIEFNQGRFLELGQEIGGLGDEVMKAQVWET